AAGCCGTAGACTGGCTCATAAAAAAGGCCAAGAACGCCATCGACAAGCTCGCCGAGCTACCCCCATGGAACCCGGTCGATTCCACAGCAGCAGCAGGTGTAGGAGGGTCGAGCGAAATGACCATTTTGGAAGGGCACCAGTCAGAATTCTCTTCCGGGTACGGATTGCAGCTAAACCACCACCAACTGGGTGAAACCCCAGGGGCTGATTCGTCATTCCAGATGAATCAATCAATTCAAGACCCAATGAAATCATTTTTCCCCATGACTTCGCAAATGAATTTTCACACCCAAGACCTTTGcctctctctccactcctcAACTGATCAGAACCAGACCCTTTTTCACGGGTCGGGTCCGGCGCCTTTTGAGACCAACTTTCCGGAGCCGTCGTGGGACGGGGGCGGCGGAGGAACCGGAGAGAACAGAGAAGGGTACATGTTCAATCCGCACCAGTTCTTTTGCCAAAGCTCGATGGATTCAGAGAGGGGGCCCCTTCAGTCCAGTTGTTCATCCCCTCCGGCTCATGCCTGGATGAATCACCACCAAATTCAACAGCCTTCTTCTTCGATTTCCGGTGGCCAATTCGCTTCCCCGAGTCTGTTGCAGTTTCAGATTCCGCAGCAGATTCACCGTTCCAATGAGCCATCCTCTGTTCCTCCCAATTCTCACCAATGACAACTCATCTTAAAAATTGGAAATCTCCTTTCCATCAGGTACCTATATGCACCCATAAACCGGGTTTGGCTCCTCTCCTTGTCT
The sequence above is drawn from the Rhododendron vialii isolate Sample 1 chromosome 6a, ASM3025357v1 genome and encodes:
- the LOC131330141 gene encoding transcription factor TCP3-like, which codes for MMMKNSNGGGGGGGGGRGGGEIVQVQGGHILRSTGRKDRHSKVFTAKGPRDRRVRLSAHTAIQFYDVQDRLGYDRPSKAVDWLIKKAKNAIDKLAELPPWNPVDSTAAAGVGGSSEMTILEGHQSEFSSGYGLQLNHHQLGETPGADSSFQMNQSIQDPMKSFFPMTSQMNFHTQDLCLSLHSSTDQNQTLFHGSGPAPFETNFPEPSWDGGGGGTGENREGYMFNPHQFFCQSSMDSERGPLQSSCSSPPAHAWMNHHQIQQPSSSISGGQFASPSLLQFQIPQQIHRSNEPSSVPPNSHQ